The following proteins are co-located in the Dyadobacter chenwenxiniae genome:
- the xerD gene encoding site-specific tyrosine recombinase XerD: MWQSYIKHFKNYLRLERSLSGNSVEAYVRDVEKLEEYLELAKIDLPPAKMNEEHLTGFLKYLSELGLAAHSQARMLSGIKAFFKYLLLENEITEDPTELLESPRLPRKLPDVLSYEEIETMLSAIDHSTPEGTRNRAIIEVLYSSGLRVSELTGLQLTHCYFDIGFLRILGKGDKVRLVPIGKEAIKYTQIYLEHVRSEIAAAKDAEDIVFLNRRGGQLSRVMIFLMIKDIVEKAGIHKTVSPHTFRHSFATHLIEGGASLRAVQEMLGHESITTTEIYTHLDRDYLRQVITEFHPRG; the protein is encoded by the coding sequence ATGTGGCAAAGCTACATCAAACATTTCAAAAATTATCTTCGGCTGGAACGCTCCTTATCGGGCAATTCTGTGGAAGCTTACGTTCGGGATGTTGAAAAGCTGGAAGAATATTTGGAGCTGGCGAAAATAGACTTGCCACCTGCAAAGATGAATGAAGAACACCTGACGGGTTTTTTGAAATATTTGTCGGAGCTCGGTCTCGCCGCACATTCGCAAGCGCGGATGCTTTCGGGGATTAAGGCTTTTTTTAAATATTTATTGCTGGAAAATGAGATCACAGAAGATCCTACCGAGCTCCTGGAATCTCCCCGCCTGCCCCGGAAACTGCCTGATGTGCTTTCTTATGAGGAAATTGAAACCATGCTTTCAGCCATTGACCACTCCACACCGGAAGGAACGCGAAATAGGGCAATTATAGAGGTTTTGTACAGTTCAGGATTGCGCGTTTCAGAGCTAACCGGCTTACAGTTAACACATTGTTATTTTGATATTGGTTTTCTGCGGATTTTGGGAAAAGGGGACAAAGTTCGACTCGTGCCGATTGGCAAGGAAGCGATCAAATACACTCAGATTTACCTGGAGCACGTTCGGAGTGAAATTGCAGCGGCCAAGGACGCAGAAGACATTGTTTTTTTAAACCGAAGAGGCGGACAGCTTTCCCGTGTAATGATCTTCTTAATGATCAAGGACATTGTGGAAAAAGCGGGGATTCATAAAACAGTAAGCCCGCATACATTCCGGCATTCGTTTGCGACACATTTGATTGAGGGCGGCGCGAGCTTACGCGCAGTGCAGGAAATGCTTGGACATGAGTCGATTACAACCACAGAGATCTATACACATTTGGATCGCGATTATCTTCGGCAGGTCATTACCGAATTTCACCCAAGAGGTTGA
- a CDS encoding M14 family zinc carboxypeptidase translates to MMRYISYSLFFLLSHFTIAQNKTPDEFLGYPLGSKFAYHSQIIDYIKLLQSQNADRVKLVQYGSTNEGRPLVVAFISSPENIANLEKIRTNHLKSIKLLDGKPDAATPPIVWMSYNVHGNESVSANTSMKVVYELLNKQNVLTQDFLKNMVVMIDPCINPDGYERYTQWYNRVQNATPDVTPFALEHDEPWPGGRFNHYLFDLNRDWAWQTQKETKERIALYNQWMPHFHADFHEMGHSRSYYFPPAARPFHKDVTAWQRQFNDLIGEYCRKYFDKNNWAYFTRYNYDLFYPSYGDTWPTANGAVGVTYEQGGGGRAGLGIERKDEHDTLTLVSRISHHYATSLATLEAVLSQKERIVSEFIKFHDDAANAPAGAFKTYIVKSKGNEERIRSFSDWMDRQGFVYGIAGKSASTKGTELTTLTEQSVKVENNDLLISAYQPKSNLLRILFEPKPVLEDSVTYDVTSWGLAYLYGLKAYGLKEKLTPATYQKEKIENPIPATSPYAYLAQWSEVEHAAFLAELLKNGVLVKSSNIPFEMNKASYEAGTLIIPKKGNENLAFDKLVTSIATKHFVKLTSVNTGYVSNGADFGSDYIATLKTHKVVVVTGDGVNPTSVGAVWHFFEQQIGYPATMVSGSRLSSLPWNEIDVLILPDGKYSDIIGDKNLEALQNWIRNGGKLIAMERATDAFAGKPGFNLTKKITDRKKDSDTFKKFGDQEREDAGDSSPGSMFQVTMDTTHPLSFGCGKEYFTLVRDTYEMDFLKDGWNVGYLGETGYKAGFVGNKITGKLKNTLIMGVQEMGRGQVVYLMDDPVFRAMLYNGKILFSNAVFR, encoded by the coding sequence ATGATGCGATATATCTCCTATTCCCTATTTTTCCTGCTTTCTCATTTTACCATTGCCCAAAACAAAACGCCGGACGAATTCCTCGGCTATCCGCTCGGCTCCAAATTTGCTTACCATTCCCAAATCATAGATTATATCAAGTTACTGCAATCGCAGAATGCAGATCGCGTTAAGCTTGTGCAATATGGAAGCACCAATGAAGGGCGGCCGCTCGTGGTTGCGTTTATTTCTTCGCCTGAGAACATTGCGAATCTTGAAAAGATCCGTACGAATCATTTGAAAAGCATCAAGTTGCTCGACGGCAAACCAGATGCTGCCACGCCGCCGATTGTTTGGATGAGTTACAATGTGCATGGAAATGAATCGGTTTCGGCCAATACGAGCATGAAAGTGGTTTATGAGCTGCTGAACAAGCAAAATGTGCTGACGCAGGACTTCCTGAAAAACATGGTCGTTATGATCGATCCTTGTATCAATCCGGATGGCTATGAGCGCTATACGCAGTGGTATAACCGTGTGCAAAATGCCACTCCGGACGTTACGCCGTTCGCATTGGAGCATGACGAGCCATGGCCGGGCGGACGTTTTAACCATTATTTATTTGACCTTAACCGCGATTGGGCCTGGCAAACACAAAAGGAAACCAAAGAAAGAATTGCACTTTACAATCAGTGGATGCCGCATTTCCATGCTGATTTCCACGAAATGGGCCATAGCAGAAGTTACTATTTCCCACCAGCTGCCCGCCCTTTTCATAAGGATGTTACGGCCTGGCAGCGCCAGTTCAATGATCTGATCGGAGAATATTGCCGAAAATATTTTGACAAAAACAACTGGGCGTATTTCACGCGCTACAATTACGACCTTTTTTATCCAAGCTACGGCGACACCTGGCCCACGGCCAACGGAGCAGTGGGTGTCACGTATGAGCAAGGCGGAGGCGGAAGGGCTGGCCTGGGCATCGAGCGCAAAGACGAGCACGACACATTGACGCTTGTGAGCCGCATTTCGCATCATTATGCGACGAGTTTGGCGACATTGGAGGCGGTGCTTTCGCAAAAAGAGCGCATTGTTTCTGAATTTATCAAATTCCATGACGACGCAGCAAACGCGCCTGCCGGTGCTTTCAAAACCTACATTGTGAAGTCAAAAGGCAATGAAGAACGCATTCGCTCATTCAGCGATTGGATGGACCGTCAGGGTTTTGTTTACGGCATTGCAGGCAAATCGGCTTCCACAAAAGGAACAGAACTGACAACATTAACTGAACAGTCGGTAAAAGTTGAAAATAATGACCTGCTAATCAGCGCATATCAGCCGAAATCTAATCTTTTAAGGATTCTGTTTGAGCCGAAACCGGTGCTGGAAGATTCGGTAACGTACGATGTGACGAGCTGGGGACTTGCTTATTTGTATGGTTTGAAAGCTTATGGTTTGAAGGAAAAATTAACGCCAGCAACATATCAAAAAGAGAAAATTGAGAATCCGATTCCGGCCACGTCTCCTTATGCTTATTTAGCGCAATGGTCTGAGGTGGAGCATGCAGCATTTCTTGCAGAACTTTTAAAAAATGGTGTTTTGGTCAAAAGCTCAAACATTCCGTTCGAAATGAATAAGGCTTCCTATGAAGCGGGAACATTGATTATCCCAAAAAAGGGCAATGAAAATCTGGCCTTCGACAAACTTGTTACTTCCATAGCAACCAAACATTTTGTAAAACTCACATCGGTTAACACAGGTTACGTGAGCAACGGCGCCGATTTTGGCAGTGATTACATTGCAACATTAAAAACGCACAAAGTGGTTGTAGTAACCGGAGATGGCGTCAACCCAACATCTGTGGGCGCGGTTTGGCACTTTTTTGAACAACAAATCGGCTATCCGGCAACCATGGTAAGCGGTTCGCGGCTTTCGTCTTTGCCCTGGAACGAAATCGACGTTCTGATCCTGCCTGATGGCAAATACTCAGACATTATAGGAGATAAAAATCTGGAAGCATTGCAAAACTGGATCCGCAACGGTGGAAAACTGATCGCTATGGAACGCGCGACGGATGCATTTGCAGGAAAACCCGGATTTAATTTGACCAAAAAAATCACAGACCGAAAGAAGGACTCCGACACATTCAAAAAGTTCGGCGACCAGGAACGCGAAGACGCAGGCGATTCTTCACCGGGAAGCATGTTCCAGGTAACAATGGACACAACGCATCCGCTTTCATTTGGCTGCGGCAAAGAATATTTCACCCTCGTGCGCGACACCTACGAAATGGATTTCCTCAAAGACGGCTGGAACGTAGGTTACTTAGGGGAAACAGGTTACAAAGCCGGATTTGTAGGCAACAAAATAACCGGAAAACTCAAAAACACATTAATAATGGGAGTCCAGGAAATGGGCCGCGGCCAAGTCGTCTACCTCATGGACGACCCCGTCTTCCGCGCCATGCTCTATAATGGCAAGATTCTGTTTAGCAACGCGGTGTTTAGATAA
- the sppA gene encoding signal peptide peptidase SppA: MLQFLKYVLATFVGIIIFLFVSIFILAGIGSMFSSEEEVVIEEKSVLKLDLNKPIQEVGVENPFAEIGGPFGGDENAVGLKDIIEALKRAQKDDNIKGIYLKTEGPEAGWATLEEIRNQLLEFKKSKKFIVTYGESYSEKGYYIASLADKIYLNPAGGIEWNGLSAEYSFFKGTFDKLEIKPLVFRVGEFKSAIEMFSRQDMSEASKKQSSELIGAINGNFLKNISASRNIPVAELKGLADSLAVDNPKSALQHKFITDLGYQDELEAYLKRNLKVEEKKKIAYVGVDKYLKGGKRSDDGDFNKRIGVLVAEGEITSGEGGDGNIGSEKFVKELKEIRDNDKIKAIVIRINSPGGSALASDVMWREIQLTAKKKPVIASMSDVAASGGYYMAMGCDKIVAQPNTITGSIGIFGLIFNVTDFMNNKLGITFDGVGTSPHADWPTATREMTEFEKSMIQKGVNEGYETFTRKAAAGRKMSVEKLKSLAQGRVWSGVEAKEHGLVDVLGGVDDAVKLAAKAAKLNEGDYRVRYYPEKKKPFDELVTKIMGDNEEKATTKALGDLAPYVKMYKKLTNMGGMQTRMPFELVIR; this comes from the coding sequence ATGTTACAATTTCTTAAATATGTCCTGGCCACTTTCGTCGGCATAATCATCTTCCTCTTCGTTTCCATTTTCATTCTTGCCGGCATCGGATCTATGTTTTCCTCCGAGGAAGAGGTTGTAATCGAGGAGAAATCCGTTCTTAAACTGGATCTCAACAAGCCAATCCAGGAAGTGGGCGTCGAAAATCCTTTTGCTGAAATAGGCGGGCCATTTGGCGGCGACGAAAATGCTGTTGGATTAAAAGACATTATCGAGGCGCTCAAACGCGCACAGAAAGATGATAACATCAAAGGGATTTACCTCAAAACAGAAGGACCGGAAGCAGGCTGGGCAACTTTGGAAGAAATCCGCAATCAGCTTTTGGAATTCAAAAAATCAAAAAAATTCATCGTCACTTACGGCGAATCTTACTCTGAAAAAGGCTATTACATTGCTTCGTTAGCCGATAAAATTTACCTTAATCCAGCTGGCGGAATCGAGTGGAATGGGCTTTCAGCCGAATATAGTTTCTTCAAAGGCACATTCGATAAGCTGGAAATCAAACCCTTGGTTTTTCGTGTTGGTGAGTTCAAAAGTGCAATAGAAATGTTCTCCCGCCAGGATATGAGTGAGGCAAGCAAAAAACAGTCGTCTGAGCTGATCGGCGCTATTAATGGTAACTTTCTCAAAAATATTTCCGCTTCCCGCAACATTCCTGTTGCCGAATTAAAAGGACTCGCAGATTCACTAGCGGTTGACAATCCAAAGTCAGCATTGCAACATAAGTTCATAACCGATCTTGGTTATCAGGACGAATTGGAAGCTTATCTGAAAAGAAATCTGAAAGTTGAAGAAAAAAAGAAAATCGCTTATGTAGGTGTGGACAAATATCTGAAAGGCGGCAAAAGATCTGACGATGGCGATTTCAATAAAAGAATTGGTGTTTTGGTGGCGGAAGGAGAAATTACGAGCGGCGAAGGTGGTGATGGAAATATCGGTTCGGAGAAATTTGTAAAAGAGCTGAAAGAAATCCGGGATAATGATAAAATCAAAGCCATTGTGATCCGCATTAACTCCCCTGGCGGAAGTGCCCTGGCGTCCGATGTCATGTGGCGTGAAATTCAGCTTACCGCTAAGAAGAAGCCGGTTATTGCTTCAATGTCGGATGTGGCAGCTTCCGGCGGCTACTATATGGCGATGGGTTGTGACAAAATTGTTGCACAGCCCAACACCATTACAGGCTCGATTGGGATTTTTGGCCTGATTTTTAACGTAACCGACTTCATGAATAACAAGCTCGGGATCACATTCGATGGCGTAGGAACCAGTCCGCATGCCGACTGGCCTACCGCAACCCGGGAAATGACGGAGTTTGAGAAATCGATGATCCAGAAAGGCGTTAATGAAGGCTATGAGACCTTTACCAGGAAAGCAGCTGCGGGTAGAAAGATGTCCGTTGAAAAACTAAAAAGCCTTGCACAGGGTCGTGTTTGGTCTGGCGTTGAAGCCAAGGAACATGGACTTGTGGATGTTCTGGGTGGCGTTGATGATGCCGTCAAACTAGCCGCAAAAGCCGCGAAGCTTAATGAAGGCGATTACAGGGTTCGTTACTACCCTGAAAAGAAAAAGCCTTTTGACGAACTGGTCACCAAAATTATGGGCGACAACGAAGAAAAGGCAACAACGAAAGCGCTAGGCGATCTTGCTCCTTACGTCAAGATGTATAAGAAACTCACCAATATGGGCGGAATGCAAACAAGAATGCCGTTCGAACTGGTCATCCGCTAA
- a CDS encoding NupC/NupG family nucleoside CNT transporter, with amino-acid sequence MERFTGLLGIILILGIAFAMSNNRKAINYRTVGVGLALQFGLAVFILRTETGQAIFQWLGDKVQKLLSFSDRGADFVFGTLVRPDLMQRAFGPGNDFVFFFKVIPTIIFVAVLVNMLYHLGIMQRVVSLIARGVYWLMGVSGAEALSNVASTFVGQVEAQIMIKPYLKNMTNSELMASMTGSFACIAGGVMAVYISLGVPAPYLIAASLMAAPGALVISKIVYPETEQSSTKGTVKLEIQKTHANLLDAIAAGAGEGLKVGFNVIAMLIGFIALVALLDYLLGLIGGLFAFPQLSFNFLLGKVFSVFAWAMGVPGKDIEAAGSLMGTKMVINEFVAYLDLVKMKDTLDHKTIVITSFALCGFANFSSIAIQVGGIGELAPSRRADLARLGFKALICGTLASYMSATLAGLLL; translated from the coding sequence ATGGAAAGATTTACGGGACTACTGGGTATTATATTGATCCTGGGCATCGCCTTTGCGATGTCGAATAACAGAAAAGCTATCAATTACCGGACAGTAGGCGTGGGGCTGGCACTTCAATTTGGTCTGGCAGTTTTTATTCTGCGCACGGAAACAGGCCAGGCTATTTTCCAATGGTTGGGCGATAAAGTTCAAAAATTACTTTCGTTCTCCGACCGCGGCGCAGATTTTGTGTTCGGAACATTAGTAAGGCCGGACTTGATGCAACGCGCATTTGGTCCCGGCAATGACTTCGTATTTTTCTTCAAGGTAATTCCGACAATTATTTTCGTCGCCGTTTTGGTGAATATGCTCTACCATTTGGGCATTATGCAGCGCGTTGTATCCCTTATTGCCCGTGGTGTTTATTGGCTCATGGGTGTGAGTGGGGCGGAAGCACTTTCCAATGTCGCGAGCACATTCGTAGGTCAGGTGGAGGCGCAGATCATGATCAAGCCTTATCTTAAAAACATGACGAACTCGGAGCTGATGGCTTCGATGACGGGCAGTTTTGCTTGCATAGCTGGTGGCGTAATGGCCGTTTACATTTCGCTGGGCGTTCCCGCTCCCTATCTTATTGCTGCGAGTTTGATGGCCGCGCCGGGCGCATTGGTCATTTCAAAAATTGTTTATCCCGAAACTGAACAATCCAGTACTAAAGGCACTGTCAAACTGGAAATTCAGAAAACGCACGCCAACTTGCTGGATGCAATTGCGGCGGGAGCAGGTGAAGGCTTAAAGGTTGGTTTCAATGTTATTGCCATGCTAATCGGCTTCATCGCATTGGTTGCGTTGCTGGATTATTTGCTTGGCTTGATAGGCGGCCTGTTCGCGTTTCCGCAATTAAGCTTCAACTTTCTTTTGGGCAAAGTATTTTCAGTTTTTGCCTGGGCAATGGGCGTTCCGGGGAAGGATATAGAGGCCGCCGGCTCCTTAATGGGGACAAAAATGGTGATAAACGAATTCGTAGCCTATCTGGATCTTGTAAAAATGAAGGACACGCTCGACCACAAAACCATTGTAATTACCAGTTTTGCGCTTTGTGGATTTGCTAATTTTAGCTCCATCGCTATCCAGGTTGGTGGCATCGGCGAGCTGGCTCCGTCCCGGCGCGCTGACCTTGCGCGATTGGGTTTCAAAGCGCTCATTTGTGGAACGCTGGCATCCTACATGTCGGCAACGCTTGCTGGATTGCTGCTGTAA
- a CDS encoding SixA phosphatase family protein, translated as MKKTLILVRHATAEDQTLLTKDFDRKLNSKGLAEAAVMGEWMREMDIKPDIFVTSPASRAYETAVITAGKLGVDVGSLVSNADIYDGGPEAYLAAVNTVPETYSKLALFGHNPDITYFAEYISGASIGSMKKGSVAIIEFENFKWEEISAKTGNLALYKTPKQVRDVD; from the coding sequence ATGAAAAAGACCCTTATTCTCGTACGCCATGCAACCGCCGAGGACCAAACTCTTCTGACAAAAGATTTTGACAGAAAACTGAACAGTAAGGGGTTGGCCGAGGCTGCTGTAATGGGAGAATGGATGCGCGAAATGGATATCAAACCAGATATTTTTGTTACGAGTCCTGCTTCACGCGCTTATGAAACGGCCGTTATCACCGCTGGAAAGCTAGGCGTTGACGTTGGATCGCTGGTTTCCAATGCGGATATCTATGATGGCGGTCCGGAGGCTTATCTCGCTGCGGTTAATACAGTGCCTGAAACTTATTCCAAACTTGCGCTTTTCGGGCATAACCCGGATATCACCTATTTTGCTGAATACATTTCTGGTGCGAGTATCGGTTCGATGAAGAAGGGAAGCGTTGCTATTATTGAATTTGAAAATTTCAAATGGGAGGAAATTTCTGCTAAAACAGGAAATCTTGCTTTATATAAAACGCCCAAGCAGGTGCGGGACGTTGATTAG
- a CDS encoding helix-turn-helix domain-containing protein translates to MFKIIRVKKLRENLNLSETQFAKRIGVSQATYNRLEKGNGNFTADAVGQIVKIFEVSPYWLLLGEGGEEPVFIKQPNPTDQITITKDEFIELQRKALRQEDRIRELEKQVEELRKG, encoded by the coding sequence ATGTTTAAAATAATTAGAGTTAAAAAGTTGCGGGAAAATCTAAATCTAAGCGAAACTCAGTTCGCAAAGAGGATTGGTGTTTCGCAAGCGACTTATAACAGGCTTGAAAAGGGGAATGGTAACTTTACAGCAGATGCAGTCGGTCAAATCGTCAAAATTTTTGAAGTTAGCCCGTATTGGCTGCTGCTTGGTGAAGGAGGAGAAGAACCGGTTTTTATAAAGCAACCAAATCCAACTGATCAAATAACCATTACCAAAGACGAGTTTATCGAATTGCAGCGGAAGGCTTTAAGGCAGGAAGATCGGATTCGCGAGTTGGAGAAGCAGGTTGAGGAGTTGCGGAAGGGTTAA
- a CDS encoding type II toxin-antitoxin system HicA family toxin: MTAKEALKLLKHDGWYEKMQKGSHLQLIHPFKEGKITIPMHSGDLKPATQHSILKKAGLK, encoded by the coding sequence ATGACTGCCAAAGAAGCTCTCAAATTGCTTAAACATGACGGTTGGTATGAAAAGATGCAGAAAGGAAGTCATTTGCAATTGATCCACCCTTTTAAAGAAGGGAAAATAACAATTCCAATGCATAGTGGAGATCTCAAACCAGCAACACAGCACAGCATATTAAAAAAGGCTGGGCTGAAATGA
- a CDS encoding AAA family ATPase — protein sequence MPFLTNAITTDLGDPSEYPFNIPVLANGLDLEFDSNVTFFVGENGSGKSTILEAIAIKCGFNPAGGNQNHSYEFYETESNLANFLRLSWRPKRITNGFFMRAESFFNFATYVDANDLSDAYGGKSLHAQSHGEAFLSLFLNKFNRGIYLLDEPEAALSPQRQLAFMSIINSLERAGNAQFIIATHSPILLTYPGAVIFDFDKSPVEEIKYTETNHYQLTKSLLDDPERYFKNLFD from the coding sequence ATGCCATTCTTGACCAACGCCATCACAACCGATCTTGGCGACCCATCCGAATATCCATTCAACATCCCAGTCCTGGCCAATGGCCTGGACCTGGAATTCGATTCCAATGTAACGTTCTTCGTCGGCGAAAATGGCTCCGGAAAATCAACAATCCTGGAAGCGATAGCAATCAAATGTGGCTTCAATCCAGCCGGAGGAAATCAAAATCACTCCTACGAATTTTACGAAACCGAATCAAACCTTGCAAACTTTTTGAGGCTTTCCTGGCGACCAAAACGAATCACCAACGGCTTTTTCATGCGGGCGGAAAGCTTCTTCAATTTCGCTACTTATGTTGATGCAAATGATCTTTCGGACGCATATGGAGGCAAATCACTCCATGCGCAATCGCATGGCGAGGCATTTTTATCATTGTTTTTAAATAAATTTAATCGGGGTATTTATCTGCTCGATGAGCCCGAAGCAGCGCTTTCGCCACAACGGCAGCTTGCATTCATGTCGATCATTAACAGTTTAGAACGTGCCGGCAATGCACAATTCATCATAGCAACACATTCTCCAATCCTCTTAACCTATCCCGGCGCGGTAATTTTCGACTTCGACAAGTCGCCTGTTGAAGAAATAAAATACACAGAAACAAACCATTATCAGCTCACCAAAAGCTTATTGGATGATCCTGAGCGGTATTTTAAAAATTTATTTGATTAA
- a CDS encoding YihY/virulence factor BrkB family protein, whose protein sequence is MKNVKLYFSIIKESFNEFMNDNGLKLSAALSYYTIFSLAPMLLVIISVFSIFFGKDAIQGELFGQIRGLVGANAALQLQEILKNAELSNKSGLAAAIGIGTLLIGATGVFAEMQDSINYIWSIKSKPKKGWLQYLKNRLTSFSLILTLGFLLVVSLGASALVDVLSNQLTRYFSEASVVIFYIVNLALVLTIITALFTVIFKVLPDGDLRWKECIVGAAFTAIMFLIGKFVISFYLGQSDLGAAYGTSASIVILLTWIYYSSIILYFGAEFTKVYARQDGIGIAPNKHAVLVVRKEIDEKTGKLLVD, encoded by the coding sequence ATGAAAAACGTAAAGCTGTATTTTTCCATAATTAAGGAGAGTTTTAATGAGTTTATGAACGATAATGGACTGAAACTCAGTGCGGCATTATCATATTATACCATCTTTTCCCTGGCTCCGATGTTGCTGGTTATCATCTCGGTTTTCAGCATTTTTTTTGGTAAAGATGCTATTCAGGGTGAGCTATTTGGCCAAATCAGAGGTTTGGTAGGCGCGAACGCAGCGCTTCAGTTGCAGGAAATCCTGAAAAATGCAGAGCTTTCAAATAAGTCAGGGCTTGCTGCCGCAATTGGAATCGGAACCTTGTTGATCGGTGCGACCGGAGTTTTTGCAGAAATGCAGGATTCAATCAATTATATCTGGTCTATCAAATCGAAGCCTAAAAAAGGCTGGTTGCAATATCTGAAAAACAGGCTGACTTCCTTTTCTCTCATCTTAACGTTAGGGTTTTTGCTGGTCGTTTCCCTTGGCGCCAGTGCCCTTGTGGACGTGCTTAGTAATCAGCTAACAAGATATTTTTCAGAAGCCTCTGTGGTGATCTTCTACATTGTTAATCTCGCACTCGTTTTAACCATTATTACCGCATTATTTACGGTCATATTTAAAGTGCTGCCCGATGGTGACCTGCGCTGGAAAGAATGTATCGTCGGCGCGGCATTTACCGCCATTATGTTCCTGATTGGCAAATTTGTGATCAGTTTTTATTTAGGCCAATCAGATCTGGGAGCTGCTTATGGGACTTCAGCATCCATTGTTATTTTACTGACATGGATTTATTATTCTTCCATAATCCTCTATTTCGGGGCAGAGTTTACCAAAGTTTACGCCAGGCAGGATGGCATTGGCATCGCGCCAAACAAGCATGCTGTGCTGGTTGTACGGAAAGAGATCGACGAGAAAACCGGGAAACTATTAGTGGATTAA
- the aroQ gene encoding type II 3-dehydroquinate dehydratase, translating into MKKILILNGPNLNLLGKREPGVYGNQSFEDYFETLKSLFQDIELHYFQSNHEGAIIDKIHEVGFTFDGIVINAGGYTHTSIALADALSAVTTPAVEVHISNIHARESFRHHSYLTSRCKGMICGLGLGGYELAVRYFE; encoded by the coding sequence ATGAAAAAGATCCTGATCCTCAATGGCCCCAATTTGAATTTGTTAGGCAAACGTGAACCCGGCGTTTACGGAAACCAGTCATTCGAGGATTATTTTGAAACGCTGAAAAGTCTTTTTCAAGACATTGAACTGCATTACTTCCAATCCAATCACGAAGGCGCAATAATTGATAAAATCCACGAAGTGGGCTTTACATTCGACGGCATTGTGATCAACGCAGGCGGTTACACACACACATCCATCGCCCTGGCTGACGCACTTTCCGCCGTAACCACACCAGCCGTAGAAGTCCACATTTCCAATATTCACGCCAGAGAATCCTTCCGTCACCATAGTTATCTTACGTCGCGTTGTAAGGGGATGATTTGCGGGCTCGGGCTTGGAGGATATGAGCTGGCGGTTCGATATTTTGAATGA
- a CDS encoding nuclear transport factor 2 family protein, with product MKRNISVFILLILLASSFKYRSKTREVNSPAAPARESFVSNVNLPITTFDETVVIMQQGNREFAQGNTENYKSLWSRSEDVTNFCGLNSEESKGWKEVEASLDVFSKKITGKKSYTLEKIASHAGPDQGYVLQKEHYTLANGQNLDLHVTIVFRRENKQWKIVHRHSDELAMSVGPAIAVK from the coding sequence ATGAAAAGAAATATTTCAGTTTTTATCCTACTCATCCTCCTCGCATCTTCATTTAAATACAGGTCCAAAACCCGGGAGGTAAATTCACCGGCGGCTCCTGCCAGAGAAAGTTTCGTTTCCAATGTCAATTTGCCAATTACAACATTTGATGAGACGGTCGTAATAATGCAGCAGGGAAACCGGGAATTTGCGCAGGGGAATACAGAAAATTATAAATCACTTTGGTCTCGTTCAGAAGATGTGACCAATTTTTGCGGTCTTAATAGTGAAGAATCCAAAGGCTGGAAGGAAGTGGAGGCAAGTCTGGATGTATTTAGCAAGAAGATCACCGGTAAAAAAAGTTACACCCTGGAAAAAATCGCCAGCCACGCCGGTCCTGATCAAGGTTATGTGCTTCAAAAAGAACATTATACGCTGGCAAATGGCCAAAATCTCGATTTGCATGTGACGATCGTTTTCCGCCGAGAGAACAAGCAATGGAAAATCGTACATCGCCATTCCGATGAGTTGGCAATGTCCGTGGGACCGGCCATTGCAGTGAAATAG